The genomic stretch tagaatgtgtcggcagataagaaccatttggcccatctagtctgcccaatttactgaatactatggatagttcCTGGCCCTATCtattatgaaggatggccttatgcctatcccatgcatgcttaaactcctccactgtatttgcagctaccacttctgcaggaaggctattccatgcatccactactctctcagtaaagtaatacttcctgatattacttttaaacctttgcccctctaatttaaaactatgtcctcttgtagcagtttttcttcttttaaatattctctcctcttttaccttgttgattccctttatgtatttaaaagtttctatcatatcccctctgtctcgtctttcttccaagctatacatgttaaggtcctttaatctttcctggtaagttttatcctgcaatccatgtaccagtttagtagctcttctctgaactctctccaaagtatcaatatccttctggagatatggtctccagtactgagcacaatactccaaatggggtctcactagtgctctgtagagcggcatgagcacctccctctttttactggtaatgcctctccctatacaccaagcattctgctagcatttcctgctgctctatgacattgtctgcctacctttaagtcttctgaaataatgacccctaaatcccttttctcagatactgaggttaggactgtatcactgattttatattttactcttgggtttttacgtcccaggtgcattatcttgcacttatcaacattaaattttagttgccagatttttgaccattcctctagttttcctaagtccttttccatttggtgtatccctccaggaacatcaaccctgttataaatctttgtgtcatcagcaaaaagacacaccttaccatcgaggccttctgcaatttcgctgataaagatattaaacaatatgggtcccagaacagatccctgaggtaccccactggtaacaagaccctggtctgaatatactccattgactacaaccctctgttgcctgtccctcagccactgcctaatccattcaacaatatgggagtccaagcccaaagactgcaatttattgataagccttctatgtgggacagtatcaaaagccttactaaagtgtagataagcgatgtctactgcacctccaccatttattattttagtcacccaatcaaaaaaatcaataagattgaAAGGAGGAACCGGATTGGtttctatggacaactaagccagtttcactttacaccagtttcataaaatTACTTTTACTTTGCTtgctaataaatattttatattacaGGATTTTTATAACTAGAGAACAATGAATTGTGGAAGCTCGAAAGATATTTCCAAGAATAAGGGTCAGGATTCAGAAACCTATCTGCACAAGTGGAGAAAAAGACATTAAATGGGTATTCCGATTGTTTGACGTTTGATTGTTTTAGCTATTAGATTTGTAGGGGTCCTACCAGATCAAGAGAACAGAGTACCCGTACCCCCACATCCACACTGATATGAACAGAGTGACCAGTCGCGTATACGTGcagcagctccattcatttctagcgCTGCACTCGgatatctctggaactcccatataaATTAATGGAGTGGCCATGTGCATGTGCGAGCGTCCGCTTCCTTCATTTCAGGAGGGCTGCAAGGGGTACGAggtccccattctcgtgatcggtTGGGGTCCCAGTGGTAAGACCCgaactgatctaatagttatttcCTAGCCTGTTTATAGAGGACAATGTCAAACAACCGTAATACCCTTTTAAATATGTTAAAACTTACAATTCCTTGTCTTTTAGTGGAATAGCCTCATATATATTTTGGTACTGACAAAGCATGTGTCCTGTGGTTTTATCAAAATACTGGAACAACGTATCCCACAcctgccaaaaaaacaaaaatgatatAACATCATACAATAATATAACAGGTCTCCAAAACTACAATACAAGAAAATCTCATTGTAACAGACTTTGGAGCCATTCATGCTACTTCTGTCTGTTTCGTATGTGTTGATTCACAAATTACCTGTTAGACCTTATTGATaaagattgtaagccctcgcaggcagggccctctctccttctgtaccagtttgtacctCTTCTTGTTCAtgtttagtgcaattgtctgtattatgtatgaagGGGTGCactaccaatgaggccaggtgaggcaatcgcctcaggcagcatcaggaagGGGCAAgcggggggcagcagaagggccatgggcaatgagcgctttcattgtggcaaagggtttaggttaagaaattggcatgctgggggcaccgtttcagtttacacctcaggcagcagaaaggctaggtgcactcctgtatgtatgtgcaccccttttcatatgtacagcgccatggaataaatggcactttaataataataaataataaagaaatgtacAATCTATAATAACAGGTTGCAGTTAAACATGGATGTGCACCTGTTCTGTATAGATGGAGCTTGGTCCTTCAGAACCAatttctctggtgggcccaaaaAAACTCAGTTTGTATGCAAATGCAACACAGCAGAATTTTACTATAcacaataaaaatgtatacattgtaTCTGCATTGTCACTAATAATTATCAGCATGTTACCTTTGACATTACTGCGTTCAGATCATGTGACAAATCCTTGTATTCAAACTCAGCGGCTGGATAAAAAGCATGTAAAGCCAGGCATCCATTTGTCTTCAGTACTCGAACTGACTCATTCAGAAACTTGTCTATTGTGAACCAATGTGCAGCAAGTCCGGCATGCACCAGGTCCACAGAATCATTCTCCACCGGTATCTTCTCCGCTGAAGCCACCCTTTAGACAGAAGAGAGAGTCCCAGGGTGACTAAGCCATCTAATCCTCTCGTTATATTAGCAGAACTAGTAATTCCAGCGCAGTACTCACATGTATGACACATTGTTTGCCAACGTATTTTGTTTAGCCACATTTATTTGGGATTCACTCATGTCTATTCCCAGGACCTTCTCGAAGTGAGGAGCTAGAGGTAAAGTGTAGCGTCCAGTCCCACAGCCAACATCCACCAGCATTCCAAGGGGCTGCCCATTTGTCTATAGAGAAGAACAGAGTAAAGTAAGGCTGATGTTCTTTATAAATACATTTGGGTAGTTTTACTATTCTTGTGTAATTTTGAGACAGCGTAATCTTAGCCTTGATGACCTGAAAATCCACTAGTTTTTCCCATTTATGCGAGCTGATGACTGGCTCACCTATACCATAACAGAATTTAGCAGAacaaatttggcacatttttggtGCACATTGGCATGTTCCGATCCACTCTACTTTCTGGTAGGCCACACCACTGCCCAGGTAAGCCACGCTGCATCAGACAAATTGAAAaaacctttaaaaggggttgtccaagttcaaTTAAAATTTTGCCAGCAACAATAAATGTGTTAAATCAAAAGAAGCGATGATTACCATTTTCACCCCCACAGCTTCCTGCGCCATGTTCCAATCCTCTCTGTTGGCAATTGTTTACCTCAGTGCAGAAGTGAAGTCCCATACTCACTACTGCAGCCAGTCAGTGGCCTCAGCACTCATGTGTAGCATTCTGGTAACGTGGTGAGTACGGAACATTACCCATGCAGCCAGGAAGATGACTTCATCGTGTAGGATTAAAGCGCATTGTTGGAGGTGGCAAGGAAGAAAAAGCGTTGAGAACTTCCTTTTGTTATTTTGTCACTTTGTTTATTGCTGGCAATTGAACTTGGACAAATCCTTTAATTAATTATGCAAAGTAGGCACACCATTTTGTTTGTCATTTTGTGTGGGTAAATATCCCCTATTAGGTTTACTATACTGCCAGCTGTAAATGGTACATATAGTAATCATCTAATTTcccgcaaggggggggggggggattgtacaTTTACATACATAGTATATGCACTTCAGAACACTTGGGCACATTTCTAAAGTATTGTCTGTTTACAGATCACTAACCCTAATGGCCAagtgattttgtttttttttatcactgcattctaagagccataactagagttgagcggacagctggatgttcgggttcgacgggttcggccgaacttcacaaaaaagtttgagttcgggacccgaacttgaccccgaacccaaaccccattaaagtcaatggggaccagaacttttgagcactaaaatggctctaaaaaagtcatggaaaggccTAGAggactgaaaatggcagcaaaatgtggccaagagcatggcaagtgctctgcaaacaaatatggatagggaaatgacttaaaataacataaaatacgtaaaaataaaaaataataatcttgatcttggaggacgaggtccatatggagtaggaggttgaggcggCGGTGgatgtgtaggtggaagtggcggtgtagGAGAAGGGGGTAGCcaatagtgatgtcgcgaacggcgaacgcgaatttccgcaaatgttcacgaacgcgcaaaccgggcgaaccgcaatagacatcaataggaaggcgaatttgaaaacccacaggtactctttgtggccacaatagtgatggaaaagttgtttcaaggggactaacacctggactgtggcatgcctgaggggggtccatggcaaaactcccatggaaaattacgtagttgatgcagagtgtggtaagttgaaatcgcaatgcgatttatagagcttgaattaatcgcattgcgatttcaactttctcaaatccgacagtacattctagcatggagtcgttcccatggggatgctccatgagcacggaagtcagcagaagttctgttgaaatcgcaatgcgatttatagaacttgaattgatcgcattgcgatttcaacttagagcttctgccaacttccgtgctcatggagcgtccccatcaccatgggaacggctccatactagaatgtactgtcggatttgagaaagttgtaatcgcaatgcgattaatgcaggttatattaatcgcattgcgaattcaacttagagctgctgggttcctaatggttgtattgctagaatataacgaagattgagaatatagtgctatattcgttatattcgtcaattctagcaatacaaccattaggaacttagctctaagttgaattcgcaatgcgattaatataacctgcattattcgcattgcgattacaacttagatctgagttcctaatggttgtattgctagaattgacaacgaatatagcactatagtctcaatcttcgttatattctatcaatataaccattaggaacccagctctaagttgtaatcgcaatgcgactaatataacctgtattaatcgcattgcgattacaactttgtgacactgcagcttcagaattaatctaagatggatgctgtccttgctttttgataggcggtgggagggtatgctgattggctggaatgtgtctgctgactgtgaggtacagggtcaaagtttgctcaatgatgacgtataggaggcggaccgaacagcgcatatgttcgcccacagcggcgaacgcgaacaagctatgttcgccgggaactattcgccggcgaatagtttgggacatctctagtaGCCAACACTTGTTTTTGGCTTTAATTcttgtttttgtttaaattagggtacaccccaaaacattgtgaaatataacatctgataaccccctctagccgtgctaaacaaacgttcagacaatacactggctgcagggcacctccaaggcgtaaagggcaagctcaggccatgtgcccaatttggagacccagaagttgaagggggaagacccatcattcagtacgtgtagacgtgtgcacacatactgctgcatctgtcagtgtgaaatacggcaacgaaaagctgtcctctgtgggaggtatatcgtctgtgtcctctgtatccccccagccacgcaccagtgatggccatgagctggtttgggtgccaccctgctgtgaacacagttcctcctcctccatctcctccttctcatcctccacctagtcatcctccagaactatgccctggctagacaattgtgtacctggcgtttgtgggtgcagtaacccaccctcggagccacttgtgaatgactggcctgaaaccctatgaaatgatccctcttcctcctcctcctcctgtgccacatcctcttccatcattgcccgaagcgttttttcaaggaggcatagaattggaaaagtaacgctgagaacggcgtcatcggcactggccatgttggtggtgtactcaaaacagcgcaacaaggcacacaggtttcgcatggaggcccagtcatcggTGGTGAAGAGGtgatgttccgcagagcgactcacctgtgcgtgctgcagctgaaacttcactatcacctgctgctgctcacacagtctggccagcatgtgcaaggtggagttccaccttgtgggcacgtcgcatatgaggcggtgagcgggaaggccaaaattacgctgcatcgctgacaggctagcagcagcagggtaagaacaccgaaagcgcgcacagacggaccgcactttctgcagcagctctgacacatcagggtaatttttaaggaacctctgcaccaccaaattcagcacatgcgccaggcaagggatgtgcatcaaaccggctagttccagagctgctacgagatttcgcccattatcgcacaccaccaggccgggcttgaggcttactggcacaaagcactcatcggtctgttgttccatgcccgtccacagctcctgagcggtgtggggcttgtcccacaaacagatacgttttaaaactgcctgctgtcgtttacccctggctgtgctgaagttggtggtgaaggtgttacgctgaccagatgaggaggtggtagaggatgaggaagcggagtaggaggaggaagcaacaggaggcaaagagaagcgccctgcaatcctcggtggtggaaggacatgcgccaaactgctatccgcctcaggcccagccgccactgcatttacccatctgcatagacgagtccctagtacattttaccgggcgccttggcataaaacagtacatccccagcaagcgcgcccggtatggggtcaaactgtataagctctgtgaaagggccacaggctatacatatcgttttagggtctatgagggaaaagactcaaaactggagccggtcggatgtcctgactacctggggagcagtggcaagattgtctgggacttggtgtcacccttactccacaaggggtaccacttatatgtggacaatttttactcaagcgtggccctctttcagcacttacatctagtcggaattcaatgctgtggcaccgcgcgacctagtcgcctgggcttcccccaacagctcgttagtacccgacttgcactgggggagagggctgccttgtgtgaccaagaactgctcgcggtgaagtggagggacaagagggacgtttaccttctgtccaccattcacgcagacacgactgtacaaattgaaagggcaactggagtcattgtgaaacccctctctgtccacgactataaccttcacatgggaggggtggacttcaatgaccagatgttggctccctatttagtttcccgacgcaccagacactggtataagaaggtgtctgtatatttgatccaattggctgtatataatagttttgttctctacagtaaggctgggagaacaggatccttcctaaaattccaggaagagatcatttcggaaatcctgtatccaggagggtccgtgccccaaggccctgatgtagtgagccggctacatggcagacacttcccgtctgtctatcctggtaccccaactcaacgttccccaagaaaaagattttgtgtctgtagcaggggtggaataaggcgtgaccccacctttttttgtcctgactgtcctgaccagcctaccctatgcataggggagtgtttccgcaagttccacactcaggtacactattagtgtagggattgcgtcacacaggacaggcacacaggggtcttagggccctttcacacagagctgccacaaacctctcctttcacctgggacaaagtgcataatgtacttcgccacatctctgggcgatttgcgctttgcacattgtcccatggggaaagagaggtttgtcttataaagttaaaaaaacaaaaaacaacaaaaaaaatcaccggtaagcaaaaaagttattgttcagtttcaaaagtttataaaa from Bufo gargarizans isolate SCDJY-AF-19 chromosome 8, ASM1485885v1, whole genome shotgun sequence encodes the following:
- the LOC122945304 gene encoding putative methyltransferase DDB_G0268948 codes for the protein MAVQLFKKTAFSSVYQKYMIPVSNEVINILLSYVKAKTNGQPLGMLVDVGCGTGRYTLPLAPHFEKVLGIDMSESQINVAKQNTLANNVSYMVASAEKIPVENDSVDLVHAGLAAHWFTIDKFLNESVRVLKTNGCLALHAFYPAAEFEYKDLSHDLNAVMSKVWDTLFQYFDKTTGHMLCQYQNIYEAIPLKDKELITDIPVTVQLSIPEIIGFIQSVYMYQAFMEKDVKGAEHFLTQTEKRFREILGEEADSVRLNMHIKHYCALACKH